In the Candidatus Saccharibacteria bacterium oral taxon 488 genome, one interval contains:
- a CDS encoding penicillin-binding protein: MNKKPSDKQSGSSAKPAPSRPHPKPVKRLSVYANLANKRRLKKDKRSREKAEYLASLPKHPVKRFFYRLHPKRVFRYWFSKRGGLMALKILGVAIVVMIILIGGLFAYFRKDLDKIRPGELAKRVQTTVTKYYDRNGELLWEDKGTDNYKLVVEADKISDYLKKATIAIEDRDFYKHHGISISGLTRAMFSTASGRQVQGGSTLTQQLVKQVFFAEDADKRGLSGIPRKIKEIILAIEVERMYNKDQILALYLNQAPYGGRRNGAESAAQTYFGKSAKDLTLAEAALLASIPQNPSTFNPYNITGRKMLLSRQHTTLDYMLEQGYITEAQAKEAKQYPILDKIKPETEQLAGIKAPHFVLMVRNQLERELGKAVVGRGGLTVKTTLDWRIQEKLETEMKAFFESGRPGRVRISNGAATVEDAQTGQIVALVGSRDFNYAGFGQDNAATAFIQPGSTIKAFDYAKLFENRGSNQQNYGSGSILSDENIDKIYGAKLNNWDRRFMGSISIRRSLALSRNIPAVKAMYIAGNGSPKPTVDYIHNMGNTNYCQQEEAAGGYGLSAAIGACGTKQTELVNAYGTFARMGVAKPSTNVLEVTNSQGDTLKKWKDESKQATDPQVAYIINDILGDADAARDLHGYGAMNVPGVRTAAKTGTTDKNGHAKDVWIVNYSPALVMGMWLGNSDTSTINTPNSAFGMPVVRSVMSFAHNEVYAKQGKWKPNDWFKRPNGIQQQGKELYPSWWNKKQGETTEKIKFDRVSKKKATNCTPADAIEEIEVTKTIDPLTKKPSYSAPEGYDANADDDKHKCDDAKPSVSLSLSGSGSSRTITARATNGTFPLTSIDILVDGRSVKSESISGSGGSVSVGVQVDKPGRHTIQAIARDEGYYTASDSGSFSVGSGSSSD; encoded by the coding sequence GTGAACAAGAAACCCTCAGATAAGCAGTCGGGCTCCAGCGCCAAACCAGCGCCATCACGTCCGCACCCAAAGCCAGTAAAACGGCTGAGTGTCTATGCAAACTTGGCGAATAAGCGTCGGCTCAAGAAGGATAAGCGCTCCCGCGAAAAAGCGGAGTACCTGGCGAGCCTACCAAAGCACCCCGTCAAGCGGTTCTTTTACCGCCTTCACCCGAAGCGCGTCTTTCGCTATTGGTTCTCAAAGCGTGGCGGCTTGATGGCGCTAAAAATTCTCGGTGTCGCCATCGTTGTGATGATTATTCTGATCGGCGGCCTGTTCGCCTACTTTCGTAAAGACCTCGACAAGATCCGCCCGGGCGAACTCGCCAAGCGTGTCCAGACAACGGTCACCAAGTATTATGACCGCAATGGCGAGCTCTTATGGGAAGATAAGGGTACCGACAATTATAAGCTGGTGGTTGAGGCTGATAAAATTAGCGACTATCTCAAGAAAGCAACTATCGCCATTGAGGATCGTGATTTCTATAAGCATCACGGTATTAGTATTAGTGGCCTGACCCGCGCTATGTTTAGTACAGCATCAGGTCGACAAGTTCAGGGTGGCTCGACGTTGACGCAGCAGCTCGTCAAGCAAGTTTTTTTCGCTGAGGATGCCGACAAACGCGGCCTCAGCGGTATTCCACGCAAAATCAAGGAAATTATCCTGGCAATTGAAGTTGAACGCATGTACAACAAGGATCAGATTCTCGCGCTCTACCTCAACCAAGCGCCATATGGCGGTCGGCGTAACGGCGCAGAGTCGGCCGCTCAGACGTACTTTGGTAAATCCGCCAAGGACCTCACCTTGGCTGAAGCAGCCCTGCTGGCTTCAATTCCGCAAAACCCGAGTACATTTAATCCGTACAACATCACTGGGCGCAAGATGCTCCTGTCACGCCAGCATACAACACTAGACTACATGCTGGAACAGGGCTACATCACTGAAGCGCAGGCCAAAGAAGCCAAGCAGTATCCGATCCTTGACAAGATCAAGCCCGAGACCGAGCAGCTAGCCGGCATCAAGGCGCCGCATTTCGTGCTCATGGTGCGCAATCAACTGGAGCGTGAACTCGGCAAAGCGGTCGTTGGCCGCGGCGGACTGACCGTTAAGACGACGCTGGATTGGAGGATTCAGGAGAAGCTCGAAACAGAGATGAAAGCCTTCTTTGAATCGGGCCGTCCGGGTCGAGTGCGCATTAGTAACGGCGCGGCAACGGTTGAGGACGCACAGACTGGACAGATTGTCGCCCTCGTTGGCAGTCGTGATTTTAATTATGCTGGCTTTGGGCAGGATAACGCCGCCACCGCCTTTATCCAGCCGGGTTCGACCATCAAGGCTTTCGACTACGCCAAACTGTTTGAGAATCGCGGCAGTAATCAACAAAATTACGGCTCAGGCTCAATCCTCAGCGACGAGAACATAGACAAGATTTATGGTGCCAAGCTGAACAACTGGGATCGACGATTTATGGGAAGTATTTCTATTCGCCGCTCGCTAGCGCTTTCCCGTAATATCCCAGCGGTCAAGGCAATGTATATCGCAGGCAACGGCTCGCCAAAACCAACTGTTGACTATATTCACAACATGGGTAATACCAATTATTGCCAACAAGAAGAAGCGGCCGGCGGCTACGGCTTGTCAGCAGCCATTGGCGCCTGCGGTACAAAGCAGACCGAGTTAGTGAATGCTTATGGCACCTTTGCCCGCATGGGCGTCGCTAAACCAAGCACCAACGTCCTCGAGGTAACCAACAGCCAGGGCGATACGCTAAAGAAATGGAAAGACGAGAGCAAACAGGCAACCGACCCGCAAGTCGCCTACATCATCAATGATATCTTGGGTGACGCGGACGCGGCGCGTGACTTGCACGGTTACGGTGCAATGAATGTGCCTGGCGTTAGAACCGCCGCCAAGACTGGTACTACCGACAAAAACGGCCACGCCAAGGATGTCTGGATCGTTAACTATAGTCCGGCGCTAGTCATGGGTATGTGGCTCGGTAATTCCGACACCAGTACCATCAACACCCCGAACTCGGCCTTTGGTATGCCGGTGGTGCGCAGCGTCATGTCATTTGCTCACAACGAGGTCTATGCCAAACAGGGCAAATGGAAGCCAAATGATTGGTTCAAGCGGCCAAATGGTATCCAGCAGCAAGGCAAAGAGCTCTATCCATCGTGGTGGAATAAAAAACAGGGCGAGACTACTGAAAAGATTAAGTTTGACCGCGTCTCCAAGAAAAAGGCGACAAATTGTACGCCAGCTGACGCCATCGAGGAAATTGAGGTCACCAAGACCATTGACCCGCTCACTAAGAAACCATCATACTCAGCGCCTGAAGGTTACGACGCCAACGCTGATGACGATAAGCACAAATGTGATGACGCCAAACCAAGTGTCAGCCTATCGCTTTCTGGCTCTGGCTCCAGCCGCACCATCACCGCCCGCGCCACCAACGGCACATTCCCGCTCACCTCAATTGACATCCTCGTTGATGGTCGCAGCGTCAAAAGCGAGTCGATCTCCGGTAGTGGCGGTAGTGTTTCGGTTGGCGTCCAAGTTGATAAACCAGGTCGACACACCATTCAAGCGATTGCCCGCGACGAAGGCTACTATACTGCATCAGACAGTGGTAGCTTCTCGGTAGGCAGCGGCTCAAGCTCCGACTAA
- the radA gene encoding DNA repair protein RadA — protein MARAKSQFICQQCGASYPKWVGKCENCGEWNSLVEQLPVETGASAVARSSGKGKALTALRLSETAAETKQTRLATGIADLDAVLGGGFLPGGVVLVAGQPGIGKSTLLAQVAAFIARQKQVLYVSGEESVSQVKLRAERLGAVDSENLQLASSNSAEDIAASIQTGQYNLVIVDSIQTLSLADIASAPGSVSQITNSSNVIIRAAKAANTAVILVGHVTKEGSIAGPKVLEHLVDVVLNFEGDRYGGFRVVRAQKNRYGSTNEAAIFEMSEDGLQIVANPSASLLAERQNLDGSIVLATMEGARPLLVEIQALVNPTNFGYPKRAASGFDLNRLNLLVAVLEKRTKLNLSDKDIYINVVGGLKLSDPAADLAVAMAIASASAGRKLSDEAVVFGEVGLGGEVRSAQGWHARVKEAKKLGFTYAIAPKTHKDAFVRGVGDLRQALIDYLQ, from the coding sequence ATGGCACGGGCAAAATCACAATTTATCTGCCAGCAGTGCGGCGCCAGCTATCCGAAGTGGGTCGGCAAGTGCGAAAATTGCGGCGAGTGGAATTCGTTGGTTGAGCAACTGCCAGTTGAGACGGGTGCCTCGGCGGTAGCTCGCAGCAGCGGTAAAGGTAAGGCGCTGACTGCGCTTAGGCTCAGTGAGACGGCTGCCGAAACCAAACAGACGCGGCTGGCAACCGGCATCGCCGACCTTGACGCAGTGCTCGGTGGTGGCTTTTTGCCAGGCGGCGTGGTGCTGGTGGCAGGGCAGCCGGGAATTGGAAAAAGTACTCTGCTGGCGCAAGTCGCGGCGTTTATTGCTCGGCAGAAACAAGTACTCTATGTCAGCGGCGAGGAGTCGGTGTCGCAGGTCAAATTGCGGGCTGAGCGGTTGGGTGCGGTTGATTCAGAGAACTTGCAGCTGGCGTCCAGCAACAGCGCCGAAGACATCGCCGCCTCCATCCAGACTGGCCAGTACAATCTGGTGATTGTCGATTCCATTCAGACCTTGTCGCTGGCAGACATTGCCTCAGCGCCGGGTTCGGTCAGCCAGATCACCAACTCATCCAACGTCATCATTCGCGCCGCCAAGGCCGCCAACACCGCAGTGATTTTGGTCGGTCACGTCACTAAGGAAGGTTCAATCGCCGGGCCGAAAGTCCTGGAACATTTGGTTGATGTGGTGTTGAACTTTGAGGGCGATCGCTACGGCGGCTTCCGGGTGGTGCGGGCGCAGAAAAATCGCTATGGCTCGACGAATGAGGCGGCAATTTTCGAGATGAGTGAGGACGGTCTGCAGATTGTGGCAAATCCATCAGCCAGCTTGCTAGCCGAGCGGCAAAACCTTGACGGCTCAATTGTCCTCGCCACCATGGAGGGTGCGCGGCCGCTACTAGTGGAGATCCAAGCGCTGGTCAACCCGACGAATTTTGGCTACCCTAAGCGCGCAGCCAGCGGTTTTGACCTCAACCGCTTGAATTTGTTAGTGGCGGTGCTGGAAAAGCGCACCAAGCTCAATCTCTCTGACAAAGATATTTACATCAACGTGGTTGGCGGCTTGAAACTCAGCGATCCAGCAGCGGACTTGGCGGTCGCCATGGCCATTGCCTCAGCCTCAGCTGGCCGCAAACTCAGCGACGAAGCCGTGGTGTTTGGCGAAGTTGGTTTGGGCGGTGAAGTGCGCTCCGCTCAAGGCTGGCACGCCCGCGTCAAAGAGGCCAAGAAGCTCGGCTTTACCTACGCCATCGCGCCAAAAACTCATAAGGACGCATTTGTGCGCGGTGTCGGTGATTTACGCCAGGCACTGATCGACTATTTACAATAA
- a CDS encoding ATP-dependent Clp protease ATP-binding subunit encodes MPEDFSELESRLTETARASLERAGSLAHNDGSAYVGTEHILLGVLAQNSSLGAKILAESGVTLDRAELALNLTAKPLVITVVQKGLSAEVVELIRTSWQLAVEFGQERVGTEHIIYGMLQQHEARATKLLRDMNIDIEHLRGSLEDVFDKQQFESLQSDRGTATKKSGDLKILDKFGVDLTRRASEGFLDPVIGRAAEIQRMITVLGRRSKNNPALIGEPGVGKTAVVEGLAQKIADNKVPEFLKGKRLFQLDLTAMIAGTKYRGQFEERLQKVLAVAKKHQEVILFIDELHLLVGAGSAEGSMDAANVLKPALARGEVRLIGATTFDEYRKHIEKDAALSRRFQAVTVAEPDEQAAVAMVRALASRLATHHRLRISDEMIELSVALSQRYVTERHLPDKAIDVLDEAAALVSTQRPAKPTKQQQLARRIKQLAGKLDAAVEAEQYQRAAELKVRIKQLEQQAKQLPADDPALPELTEDDVRRAVAAMAGVPAEKVTVNERKDLAALEQRLGRSVLGQERVVATLARTIRRARAGLSRRSGPLGSFIFLGPTGVGKTELARVLAREVFGGDNSLIKIDMSEFSERHTASQLIGAPAGYVGYDEGGKLTDKVRRQPYSVVLFDEIEKAHPDVLNLLLQILEDGKLSDSHGRSVSFQQTIVILTSNVGAEAMVRDGELGFGSHSDGTSRADDVNERNARAARRELEELLRPELIGRFDAVVNFKSLTRPVVGKIFDNLASELKEAVRAQQMTLVITPSAKRCIIDNGFDEQRGARVLRQTIQTMLADPLSDVLLSRQARPGAVLVATTKNREVVINVTAA; translated from the coding sequence ATGCCGGAAGATTTTTCTGAATTGGAATCTCGATTGACGGAAACGGCTCGCGCGAGTTTGGAGCGGGCTGGTTCGCTGGCGCATAATGATGGCAGCGCTTATGTCGGTACCGAGCATATTTTACTCGGCGTGCTGGCGCAGAATTCGTCGCTGGGCGCGAAGATTTTGGCAGAGAGCGGCGTGACCTTGGATCGGGCAGAATTGGCGTTAAATTTGACTGCCAAGCCGCTGGTAATTACGGTGGTACAGAAGGGTTTGAGCGCTGAAGTGGTCGAACTAATACGGACGTCGTGGCAATTAGCGGTAGAGTTTGGACAGGAGCGAGTTGGCACTGAACACATTATATATGGCATGTTGCAGCAGCACGAGGCGCGGGCGACCAAATTGCTGCGCGATATGAATATTGATATTGAACATTTGCGCGGGAGTTTGGAAGATGTGTTTGATAAGCAGCAGTTTGAATCGCTGCAAAGTGATCGCGGTACGGCGACTAAGAAGTCGGGCGATTTGAAAATTCTGGACAAATTTGGCGTAGATTTGACGCGGCGGGCCAGCGAGGGATTTTTAGATCCAGTGATTGGCCGGGCGGCGGAGATTCAGCGGATGATTACAGTACTGGGACGCCGCAGTAAGAATAATCCAGCGCTAATCGGCGAGCCGGGCGTCGGTAAGACTGCGGTAGTTGAGGGTTTGGCGCAAAAAATTGCCGATAATAAGGTGCCGGAGTTTTTGAAAGGAAAGCGGCTTTTTCAACTGGACTTGACGGCAATGATTGCCGGGACGAAATATCGCGGTCAATTTGAGGAGCGGCTGCAAAAAGTTTTGGCGGTTGCTAAGAAACATCAGGAAGTTATTTTGTTTATTGACGAGCTGCACTTGCTGGTTGGTGCTGGTTCGGCGGAAGGTTCAATGGACGCGGCTAACGTATTAAAACCGGCGTTGGCGCGCGGCGAAGTGCGGCTGATTGGCGCGACGACTTTTGATGAATATCGCAAGCATATCGAGAAAGACGCGGCCCTCAGTCGGCGGTTTCAGGCGGTGACGGTAGCGGAGCCGGATGAACAGGCGGCAGTGGCCATGGTGCGGGCGCTAGCCAGTCGGCTGGCGACACATCATCGGCTGCGGATTTCTGATGAGATGATCGAGCTGAGCGTGGCCCTCAGCCAGCGCTACGTGACGGAGCGTCATTTGCCGGACAAGGCGATTGACGTACTCGATGAGGCAGCGGCGCTTGTCAGTACACAGCGGCCAGCCAAGCCGACCAAACAGCAACAGCTAGCACGGCGGATCAAACAGCTAGCGGGCAAGCTCGATGCGGCGGTCGAGGCTGAGCAGTATCAACGCGCGGCTGAACTCAAGGTTCGCATCAAACAGCTGGAGCAACAGGCCAAGCAACTACCGGCTGACGATCCAGCATTGCCGGAGCTAACCGAGGATGATGTACGGCGAGCGGTCGCGGCGATGGCTGGTGTGCCAGCGGAAAAAGTGACGGTAAATGAGCGTAAAGACCTGGCGGCACTGGAGCAGCGACTGGGCCGGTCAGTGCTTGGCCAAGAGAGGGTCGTGGCGACATTGGCACGAACCATTCGCCGGGCGCGGGCTGGGCTGAGTCGGCGGTCGGGGCCGCTTGGGTCGTTCATTTTTCTCGGGCCGACTGGTGTGGGCAAGACGGAGCTAGCTCGCGTATTGGCACGGGAAGTGTTTGGCGGCGACAATAGTTTGATCAAGATCGACATGAGTGAGTTTTCAGAGCGGCATACGGCCAGTCAGTTGATTGGTGCGCCAGCTGGTTATGTTGGCTATGATGAGGGCGGCAAATTGACCGACAAGGTTCGCCGGCAGCCGTACAGCGTGGTGCTGTTTGATGAGATTGAAAAGGCGCATCCAGATGTACTGAACTTGCTACTGCAGATTTTAGAAGACGGCAAGCTGAGCGATTCGCACGGACGGTCGGTGAGCTTCCAGCAGACAATCGTGATCTTGACCAGCAATGTTGGCGCCGAGGCGATGGTGCGCGACGGTGAGCTGGGCTTTGGCTCGCACAGTGACGGTACCTCACGGGCGGACGATGTGAATGAGCGCAACGCTCGGGCGGCGCGACGCGAGCTGGAGGAGTTACTGCGGCCGGAGCTAATCGGGCGATTTGATGCGGTGGTGAATTTCAAGAGTTTGACTCGGCCGGTGGTGGGCAAGATTTTTGATAATCTCGCCAGCGAGCTTAAAGAAGCAGTGCGAGCGCAGCAGATGACGCTGGTCATCACGCCGAGCGCTAAGCGTTGTATCATAGACAACGGATTTGATGAGCAGCGTGGCGCGCGGGTGCTCAGGCAGACGATTCAGACGATGTTGGCTGATCCGCTCAGTGATGTCTTATTGTCTCGTCAGGCCCGTCCCGGTGCGGTGTTGGTGGCAACCACGAAAAATCGTGAGGTAGTGATCAATGTTACGGCTGCGTAA
- the nusA gene encoding transcription termination/antitermination protein NusA, with the protein MEDLNIKQLTLAVRTIAEEKNLPEETVLEVIEQAIAAAWRRDNGTREQLVRASLNINSGTAVVSVVKTVVEEVENDVNQMSLDEAKTVDPAAELGSEVTVETHNVTTFGRVAAQTAKQVILQRLREAEREVVLAEFEDKIGTVVTGTIQRVEPRVVRIELGKAVGIMPQSEQIPGEYYGVGRRVKVYIKDIEREGRGPQLILSRGNEEFVRFLFSQEVPEMETGAVEIKAIAREAGRRTKIAVASALPGVDPVGTFVGGHGTRVQAVMNEIGEQEKIDIIPFEEDAAGFIANAMSPAEVLSVTVNEDEKRATVYASEDQQSVAIGRAGQNVRLASRLTGYELDIEAKAAAKPEAKPRKNIEDSLMSVVEEVAE; encoded by the coding sequence ATGGAAGATTTGAATATTAAGCAGTTGACATTGGCGGTGCGCACAATTGCCGAGGAAAAGAACCTGCCAGAAGAAACGGTTTTGGAGGTGATCGAGCAGGCTATCGCGGCGGCGTGGCGGCGTGATAACGGCACGCGCGAGCAGTTGGTGCGCGCCAGCCTGAATATCAATAGCGGCACGGCTGTGGTGTCGGTCGTCAAAACCGTGGTTGAAGAAGTCGAAAATGACGTCAACCAAATGAGCCTGGACGAAGCTAAAACTGTTGACCCGGCAGCTGAGCTGGGTAGCGAAGTGACGGTCGAGACCCACAACGTGACGACGTTTGGTCGTGTGGCAGCCCAGACCGCCAAACAGGTGATCTTGCAGCGGCTGCGCGAGGCAGAGCGTGAGGTGGTGTTGGCAGAATTTGAGGATAAAATTGGCACGGTGGTGACCGGTACAATTCAGCGAGTTGAGCCGCGCGTGGTGCGCATTGAGCTAGGTAAGGCCGTCGGTATCATGCCGCAGTCCGAGCAAATTCCTGGCGAGTACTACGGCGTTGGTCGCCGCGTCAAGGTATATATCAAGGACATCGAGCGCGAGGGACGTGGTCCGCAGTTGATTTTGAGCCGCGGTAATGAAGAATTTGTGCGGTTCTTGTTCAGCCAGGAAGTGCCAGAGATGGAAACGGGCGCCGTGGAGATCAAAGCCATTGCCCGCGAGGCGGGTCGCCGTACTAAGATAGCGGTAGCATCGGCGCTGCCAGGTGTTGATCCAGTCGGTACGTTCGTCGGCGGTCACGGTACGCGTGTTCAGGCAGTGATGAACGAAATCGGCGAGCAGGAAAAAATTGACATCATTCCATTTGAGGAAGATGCGGCTGGCTTCATCGCGAATGCCATGAGTCCAGCAGAGGTGCTCAGTGTGACGGTCAATGAAGATGAAAAGCGAGCAACGGTCTATGCCAGCGAGGATCAGCAGTCAGTGGCCATCGGCCGGGCTGGGCAGAATGTTCGCTTGGCAAGCCGGCTGACTGGCTATGAACTGGATATTGAGGCGAAAGCGGCTGCTAAGCCTGAAGCAAAACCTCGCAAGAACATTGAGGATAGTTTAATGAGCGTGGTTGAGGAGGTGGCGGAATAG
- the gap gene encoding type I glyceraldehyde-3-phosphate dehydrogenase: MAITKIAINGFGRIGRSAFKIARERSDLEIVAINDLTDTKTLAYLLKHDSNYGEYGRQVDFTENELVVDGKPVKVLAEKDPTNLPWGKMGVDVVIESTGFFTDKDGAGKHLTAGAKRVVISGPTKSDGVDTIVLGTNDSKIKDATPIVSNASCTTNSLGAVMAILDAEFGVEKSMLTTVHSYTASQRLQDAPAKDLREGRNAAENIVPTTTGAAIAVTKTLPQLTGKFDGLSVRVPTPVVSLSDVTALLRRDVTVEQVNEAFKKAAADSFYQGILGVSEEPLVSRDFIGNSHSGIVDLPLTKVVGGNMVKIMVWYDNEWGYSNRLVELVADVGHYLQQPAMS; the protein is encoded by the coding sequence ATGGCGATAACGAAAATAGCGATTAATGGTTTTGGACGGATCGGGCGCAGTGCCTTTAAGATCGCACGTGAGCGCAGCGATCTGGAGATCGTGGCGATCAATGATTTGACGGACACGAAGACACTGGCGTACCTATTAAAACACGATAGCAATTACGGGGAATATGGCCGCCAAGTTGATTTTACAGAAAACGAACTGGTTGTTGACGGGAAACCTGTCAAGGTGCTGGCCGAAAAAGATCCAACGAACTTGCCGTGGGGCAAGATGGGTGTTGACGTGGTGATCGAATCGACCGGATTCTTTACAGATAAAGATGGCGCGGGCAAGCACCTGACTGCCGGCGCTAAGCGTGTGGTCATCAGTGGGCCGACCAAATCCGACGGCGTCGATACTATTGTGCTCGGCACCAATGACAGCAAGATCAAGGACGCGACGCCGATAGTTTCTAATGCCAGCTGTACCACCAATAGCTTAGGTGCAGTGATGGCGATTCTGGATGCGGAATTTGGCGTGGAAAAATCAATGCTGACGACGGTGCATAGCTATACCGCCAGCCAGCGCCTGCAGGACGCACCGGCTAAGGATCTGCGCGAGGGTCGCAACGCGGCCGAGAACATCGTGCCGACAACGACAGGTGCGGCCATCGCCGTGACCAAAACCCTGCCGCAGCTAACCGGCAAGTTCGACGGCCTGAGTGTACGCGTACCGACGCCGGTGGTGTCGCTCAGTGACGTGACGGCCTTGCTGCGGCGTGACGTGACGGTCGAGCAGGTAAATGAGGCATTCAAGAAAGCCGCCGCCGATAGTTTCTATCAAGGGATTTTGGGTGTCAGTGAAGAGCCGCTGGTCAGCCGCGACTTTATCGGTAATTCACATTCTGGCATCGTTGACCTGCCGCTGACCAAGGTCGTTGGTGGCAATATGGTGAAAATCATGGTCTGGTACGATAACGAGTGGGGGTATTCTAATCGTCTGGTCGAGCTGGTAGCGGACGTTGGCCACTACCTCCAGCAGCCAGCAATGTCATAA
- a CDS encoding bifunctional (p)ppGpp synthetase/guanosine-3',5'-bis(diphosphate) 3'-pyrophosphohydrolase produces the protein MTREELLHLATPQYDEVPVLVLDSAIDYATKKYAGQKRKSGEPYITHPLAVAGILVEWGMDIDTVIAGVLHDTVEDTDATLDELESLFGRDIAFLVDGVTKVSQARAGMRSLDSYLPHTKDNLAKLMIAVGEDIRVIIIKLADRLHNMRTLQYMPRDKQKKIARETIEVFAPLADRLNMGRVRVQLEELSFRFLMPKDFQRTKSLMDSRLKKSQRKLAKVRRDVTARLQSESLQFEMDGRVKSVYSLFKKLDRVGDIDKIYDLIALRIIVDDLATGYLVLGVLHEMYQPFYERIKDYVANPKPNGYQSLHTTIQTPTGQIVEFQIRTRDMHEYAERGLAASFHYNEQKMSDAYRQGRIAALPTDLAWIRDLQETAARAREGKSFDSEKFRMKLFEDRIFVYSPKGDIYDLPRGAFPLDYAYRIHSDIAAHASGFKVNGVMKPFTYELQHGDVVEVLTSKSAKPKPAWRDMVITPHAKTKLRMQLSKSGGVLAHLTGLTDGVSSLFRR, from the coding sequence ATGACGCGCGAGGAATTACTACACCTAGCAACACCGCAGTACGATGAAGTGCCGGTACTGGTGTTAGATAGCGCTATTGATTACGCTACCAAAAAATATGCCGGGCAAAAACGCAAGAGCGGCGAACCCTACATCACGCACCCGCTGGCGGTGGCTGGGATTTTAGTGGAATGGGGCATGGATATCGACACGGTGATCGCTGGCGTGCTGCATGATACGGTCGAGGATACCGATGCGACACTGGATGAATTAGAAAGTTTGTTTGGCCGCGACATTGCCTTTCTGGTTGATGGCGTAACCAAGGTTTCACAGGCGCGCGCTGGTATGCGCAGCCTTGATAGTTATTTGCCGCACACCAAAGATAACCTCGCCAAACTGATGATCGCGGTCGGAGAGGATATCCGAGTGATTATTATCAAGCTGGCGGATCGGCTGCACAATATGCGCACGCTTCAATATATGCCGCGCGACAAGCAGAAGAAAATCGCCCGCGAGACAATTGAAGTGTTTGCACCATTAGCAGACCGACTCAATATGGGGCGGGTGCGCGTGCAGCTAGAAGAGCTCAGTTTCCGATTTTTGATGCCCAAGGATTTTCAGCGCACCAAGAGCCTGATGGACAGCCGCCTAAAGAAAAGCCAGCGCAAACTCGCCAAAGTCCGCCGCGACGTTACGGCGCGCCTCCAGAGTGAGAGTCTGCAATTTGAGATGGACGGCCGAGTGAAAAGCGTATATAGCTTGTTCAAGAAGCTCGACCGCGTTGGCGATATTGATAAGATTTACGACCTGATCGCCCTGCGCATCATCGTCGATGATTTAGCGACCGGCTATCTGGTACTGGGCGTGCTGCATGAGATGTACCAGCCGTTTTACGAACGTATCAAAGACTATGTCGCCAACCCTAAGCCAAATGGCTATCAAAGCCTACATACGACGATACAAACGCCGACCGGGCAAATCGTTGAGTTCCAGATCCGCACCCGAGACATGCACGAATACGCCGAGCGCGGTTTGGCGGCGAGCTTTCATTATAACGAGCAAAAGATGTCTGACGCCTACCGACAGGGGCGAATTGCTGCACTGCCGACAGATTTAGCGTGGATTCGTGACCTACAGGAGACGGCGGCTCGGGCACGCGAGGGTAAATCATTTGACTCAGAGAAATTCCGCATGAAGCTATTTGAGGATCGAATCTTCGTCTATTCACCCAAAGGCGATATTTATGACTTGCCGCGCGGCGCCTTCCCGCTGGATTACGCGTACCGTATCCATTCCGACATCGCAGCGCACGCCAGCGGCTTTAAGGTCAATGGCGTCATGAAGCCATTTACCTACGAATTGCAGCACGGCGACGTCGTTGAAGTTTTGACCAGCAAATCTGCCAAGCCCAAGCCAGCCTGGCGCGACATGGTCATCACGCCGCACGCCAAAACCAAACTGCGTATGCAACTGTCAAAAAGCGGCGGCGTACTAGCACATTTGACCGGATTAACCGACGGCGTTTCATCGCTGTTTCGACGGTAA
- a CDS encoding inorganic diphosphatase yields the protein MADFNQVLTPGNYQDGEITVVVEIPAGSNHKIEWDRKVGVMRLDRVDPAIFAKPTNYGFIPQTLDEDGDELDVLLVTDTPLTTGLVVEARILGVMKFVDDDEVDDKIIAVPSDDRHTGNAIQSLENLPAQLIKQIEFHFNHYKDLKKPGSTIVKEFAGVDAAKQVVAAAIERWNEQA from the coding sequence ATGGCAGATTTTAACCAAGTATTAACACCGGGAAACTATCAGGACGGCGAAATCACCGTTGTCGTGGAGATTCCGGCTGGGTCAAATCATAAAATTGAATGGGATCGAAAAGTTGGCGTCATGCGGCTAGATCGGGTTGATCCGGCGATTTTTGCCAAGCCGACTAATTATGGTTTTATTCCACAAACGCTGGACGAGGATGGCGACGAGCTGGATGTGCTATTGGTCACGGACACGCCGCTGACGACTGGGCTGGTAGTCGAGGCGCGAATCCTCGGCGTGATGAAGTTTGTTGATGACGATGAGGTTGATGATAAAATTATCGCCGTGCCAAGCGACGATCGTCATACTGGAAACGCCATTCAGTCACTGGAAAATTTGCCAGCGCAGCTGATTAAGCAAATTGAATTCCATTTTAATCACTACAAGGATCTGAAAAAGCCAGGCTCGACCATTGTCAAAGAATTTGCTGGCGTTGATGCTGCCAAGCAGGTTGTAGCGGCGGCGATTGAGCGCTGGAACGAGCAGGCGTAA